One Myripristis murdjan chromosome 18, fMyrMur1.1, whole genome shotgun sequence DNA window includes the following coding sequences:
- the LOC115377028 gene encoding butyrophilin subfamily 3 member A2-like: MTFEAFGAAMIKPALLSLGCLFLLFSLSPCEGQSQLIGPPQPIVAMVGDDIILPSHLDPAVDVAATTVEWTRPALKPRFVHVWHNGLELLIQQDPSYKGRTSLSLGKLKNGDASLKLSEVKISDEGKYRCFIPSLGSESIVELVVGAASSPQTINVSKSSSGVVLECESDGWYPEPELFWLDAEGKLLSAGAPETVRGPDGLYTVSSRVTVEKSHSNSFTCRVQQSKIQQTRETQIHVPDYFFVDIYDRSALYVAIVFAVLFVFMN, translated from the exons ATGACATTTGAG GCGTTTGGAGCAGCGATGATCAAACCAGCTCTTCTATCACTCGGATGCCTGTTTCTGCTGTTCAGTCTGTCTCCGTGTGAAG GTCAGTCTCAGCTGATTGGTCCTCCTCAGCCAATAGTGGCGATGGttggtgatgacatcatcttgCCAAGCCACCTGGACCCTGCTGTGGATGTTGCGGCCACAACAGTGGAGTGGACAAGACCCGCCCTGAAGCCCAGATTTGTCCATGTGTGGCATAATGGTCTAGAGCTTCTGATTCAGCAAGATCCATCCTACAAGGGCAGAACGTCTCTGTCCCTGGGCAAACTGAAGAATGGAGACGCTTCACTGAAACTCTCTGAGGTGAAAATCTCTGATGAaggaaaatacagatgcttcATCCCTTCACTGGGCAGTGAATCTATAGTTGAGCTTGTTGTTG gtgctgcctcctctcctcaaaCTATCAATGTGagcaaaagcagcagtggagtggtTTTAGAGTGTGAAAGTGACGGCTGGTACCCAGAGCCTGAGCTGTTTTGGCTGGACGCTGAGggaaagctcctctctgctggagctccagagacagtcagaggtcctgatggcctctatactgtcagcagcagagtgactgtggagaagagccacagcaacagcttcacctgcagggtTCAGCAGAGCAAAATACAGCAAACCAGGGAGACACAGATTCATGTACCAG aTTATTTCTTCGTGGATATATATGACCGTTCTGCTCTCTACGTCGCCATTGTCTTTGCTGTCCTCTTTGTCTTCATGA ATTGA
- the LOC115377030 gene encoding Fc receptor-like protein 5: MEVTAVCLTLVMNVLMLLVAQIQHGYNAQKGDAALLHIDPNRLQLFRYEPVSVSCEEFEGSSGWRVMRTIKGEIKACSTNQETSRESSCSINNAYSADGGEYWCENERGERSHAVNITVTDGSVVLESPVLPVMEGSDVTLRCKAKTTPSNLTADFYKDGFLFGNGSTGEMTIHSVSKSDEGFYKCSISDSEESPESWLAVRVPHRILTGSASLWPPVTPQLQRGLMVFPEYKKKLSSQEQLDACEAISTSPQSHSAASVSGSVPPSL; the protein is encoded by the exons ATGGAGGTCACAGCTGTCTGCCTCACACTCG TAATGAATGTGTTGATGCTGCTGGTTGCACAAATTCAGCATGGCTATAATGCTCAGAAAGGTG aTGCAGCTCTTCTTCACATTGATCCAAACAGACTGCAGCTCTTTCGATACGAGCCTGTCTCCGTCAGCTGCGAGGAGTTTGAAGGCTCTTCTGGATGGAGAGTGATGAGGACGATCAAGGGAGAAATTAAAGCGTGTAGCACAAACCAGGAAACATCAAGAGAGTCCTCGTGCTCCATAAACAATGCCTACTCAGCAGACGGTggggaatactggtgtgagaacgaaaggggagagagaagccACGCTGTcaacatcactgtcacag ATGGCTCTGTGGTCCTGGAGAGTCCTGTCCTCCCTGTGATGGAgggaagtgatgtcactctgCGCTGTAAAGCCAAGACGACTCCCTCCAACCTCACAGCTGATTTCTATAAAGATGGCTTCCTCTTCGGGAACGGCTCAACAGGAGAGATGACCATCCACAGCGTCTCCAAGTCTGATGAAGGTTTCTACAAGTGCAGCATCTCTGACTCTGAGGAATCACCCGagagctggctggctgtcagag TTCCTCACAGGATTTTGACTGGTTCGGCCTCTTTGTGGCCTCCAGTAACCCCTCAGTTGCAGCGTGGCCTGATGGTTTTTCCCGAGTACAAAAAGAAACTGAGCTCCCAGGAACAGCTGGATGCGTGTGAGGCTATTTCAACTTCGCCTCAATCTCACTCAGCAGCTTCTGTATCTGGTTCagtacctccctccctctga